TGCTGGGAGTGCTAGGGTTCAGAGAGTGCCAGGGTGCAGGGAGTGCCAGGGTGCTGGGAGTGCTAGGGTTCAGAGAGTGCCAGGGTGCAGGGAGTGCCAGGGTGCTGGGAGTGCCAAGGTACATGACTGGCGAGCGTGAGGGAGCCTCGCGGTGTCAATAGCTAACATGACTGGCATTATTCCTGCCAGCTGGTCCCGTggcgtcttctctctctctctctctctctctctctctctctctctctctctctctctctctctctctctctctctctctctctctctctctctctctctctctcttatttttgGCATGTGACATTGACCTTGACCTTTTTTCTTCCCTAGATGTTGAGTGACCTTAACCCAGCACTAAGTCACCCAAGGGTATGACCCCGGCCCTGGGGTATGACCCCGGCCCGGGGGTATGACCCCGGCCCGGGGGTATGACCCCGGCCCGGGGGTATGACCCCGGCCCGGGGGTATGACCCCGGCCCTGGGGTATGACCCCGGCCCGGGGGTATGACCCCGGCCCGGGGGTATGACCCCGGCCCTGGGGTATGACCTCGGCCCTGGGGTATGACCCCGGCCCGGGGGTATGACCTCGGCCCTGGGGTATGACCCCGGCCCGGGGGTATGACCCCGGCCCTGGGGTATGACCCCGGCCCTGGGGTAAGACCCCGGCCCTGGGGTATGACCCCGGCCCGGGGGTATGACCCCGGCCCGGGGGTATGACCCCGGCCCGGGGGTATGCCGTGTGAGGGAAGGAAATGCTGTGAAAGGAGTTATAAACAGCTGAGGGATGAGAATTAAGGTCCGCCGAGGCGTCGCTTCCTGCAGGACTGGCGTCCGAGGCGCTGGTCAGCTGTTTCTCTCCGGCATGACTTCCTGGAGCCCTACCTAGGActttctccaggtgtgtgtgttggtggggaggtgttgttGTGTTCCCTCGTGACCCCAGGCCccggctacactctcccgctacaCGCATCCattacctacacccaccacctacacccaccacctacacccactacctACACCCACTACCTACATCCACCACCTAcatccaccacctacaccaactacctacacccactacctacacccactacctacacccactaccttcacccactacctacacccactacctacacccactacctacacccactacctacacccactaccttcacccactaccttcacccactacctacacccactacctacacccaccacctacacccaccaccttcactcaccatctacacccactacctacacccaccacctacacccaccaccttcactcactacctacacccaccacctacacccaccacctacacccactacctacacccaccacctacacccaccgccTTCACTCACTACCTACACCCACTACCTACACCCACTACCTACACCCACTActtacacccaccacctacacccaccacctacacccaccacctacacccactacctacactcaccacctacacccaccacctacacccactacctacacccactacctacacccaccacctacacccactacctacaccaaccacctacacccaccacctacacccaccacctacacccaccacctacacccaccaccttcactcaccatctacacccaccacctacacccactacctacacccaccaccttcactcaccacctacacccaccacctacacccaccacctacacccactacctacacccactacctacacccaccacctacacccaccacctacacccaccacctacacccaccacctacacccaccacctttaCTCACTACTTACAcccactacctacacccaccacctacacccaccacctacacccaccaccttcactcaccacctacacccaccacctacacccaccacctacacccactacctacacccactacctacacgcaccacctacacccaccaccttcactcaccatctacacccacctcctacacccactacctacacccaccaccttcactcaccacctacacccaccacctacacccaccacctacacccactacctacacccactacctacacccaccacctacacccaccacctacacccaccacctacacccgccacctacacccactacctacacccactacctacacccaccacctacacccaccacctacaccctccacctacacccaccacctacacccaccaccttcactcactacctacacccaccacctacacccaccacctacacccactacctacacccaccaccttcactcactacctacacccaccacctacacccaccacctacacccaccacctacacccaccacctacacccactacctacacccactacctacacccactacctacacccaccaccaacacccaccacctacacccactacctacacccactacctacacccaccacctacacccaccaccttcacacacaacctacacccaccacctacacccaccacctacacccaccacctacacccactacctacacccaccacctacacccactacctacacccactacctacacccaccacctacacccaccaccttcactcactacctacacccaccacctacacccaccacctacacccactacctgcacccactacctacacccaccacctacacccaccaccttcaCTCACTACCTACACCcgccacctacacccactacctacacccactacctacacccacaacctacacccaccacctacacccaccacctacacccaccacctacacccaccgccTTCACTcactacctacacccaccacctttaCTCACTACTTacacccaccacctgcacccactacctacacccactacctacacccaccacctacatccactacctacacccaccacctacacccaccacctacacccaccacctacacccactacctacatccactacctacacccaccaccttcactcactacctacacccaccacctacacccactacctACACCCACTACCTTCACCCACTACCTTCACCCACCGCCTTCACTcactacctacacccaccacctacatccactacctacacccaccacctacacccaccacctacacccaccacctacacccactacctacacccaccaccttcactcactacctacacccaccacctacacccaccacctacacccactacctacacccactacctacacccaccaccttcactcactacctacacccaccacctacacccaccacctacacccaccacctacacccaccacctacacccaccacctacacccaccacctacacccaccgccTTCACTcactacctacacccaccacctacactcaccacctacacccactacctacacccaccaccttcactcactacctacacccaccacctacacccactgcctacacccactacctacacccaccaccttcactcactacctacacccaccaccttcactcactacctacacccaccacctacacccaccacctacacccaccgccTTCACTCACTActtacacccaccacctacacccactacctacacccaccacctacatccactacctacacccactacctacccccaccacctacacccactacctacacccaccacctacatccactacctacacccaccacctacacccaccacctacacccaccacctacacccactacctacacccactacctacacccaccaccttcactcactacctacacccaccacctacacccaccacctacacccaccgccTTCACTCACTActtacacccaccacctacacccactacctacatccactacctacacccaccaccttcactcactacctacacccaccacctacacccaccacctacaatcACCGCCTTCACTCACTACTTACACCCACTACCTACAcccactacctacacccaccacctacacccactacctacaccaaccacctacacccaccacctacacccaccacctacacccaccacctacacccaccaccttcactcaccatctacacccaccacctacacccactacctacacccaccaccttcactcaccacctacacccaccacctacacccaccacctacacccactacctacacccactacctacacccaccacctacacccaccacctacacccaccacctacacccaccacctttaCTCACTACTTACAcccactacctacacccaccacctacacccaccacctacacccaccaccttcactcaccatctacacccaccacctacacccaccacctacacccactacctacacccactacctacacccaccacctacacccaccaccttcactcaccatctacacccacctcctacacccactacctacacccaccaccttcactcaccacctacacccaccacctacacccaccacctacacccactacctacacccactacctacacccaccacctacacccaccacctacacccaccacctacacccgccacctacacccaccacctacacccactacctacacccactacctacacccaccacctacacccaccacctacaccctccacctacacccaccacctacacccaccaccttcactcactactacacccaccacctacacccaccacctacacccactacctacacccaccaccttcactcactacctacacccaccacctacacccaccacctacacccactacctgcacccactacctacacccaccacctacacccaccaccttcactcactacctacacccaccacctacacccactacctacacccactacctacacccaccaccttcacacactacctacacccaccacctgcacccaccacctacacccaccacctacacccactacctacacccaccacctacacccactacctacacccactacctacacccaccacctacacccaccaccttcacacactacctacacccaccacctacacccaccacctacacccaccacctacacccaccacctacacccactacctacacccaccacctacacccactacctacacccactacctacacccaccacctacacccaccacctacacccaccaccttcactcactacctacacccaccacctacacccaccacctacacccactacctgcacccactacctacacccaccacctacacccaccaccttcactcactacctacacccaccacctacacccactacctacacccactacctacacccaccacctacacccaccacctacacccaccacctacacccaccgccTTCACTcactacctacacccaccacctttaCTCACTActtacacccaccacctacacccactacctacacccactacctacacccaccacctacatccactacctacacccaccacctacacccaccacctacacccaccacctacacccactactTACATccactacctacacccaccaccttcactcactacctacacccaccacctacacccaccacctacacccactacctACACCCACTACCTTCACCCACTACCTTCACCCACCGCCTTCACTcactacctacacccaccacctacatccactacctacacccaccacctacacccaccacctacacccaccacctacacccactacctacacccaccaccttcactcactacctacacccaccacctacacccaccacctacacccactacctacacccactacctacacccaccaccttcactcactacctacacccaccacctacacccaccacctacacccaccacctacacccaccgccTTCACTcactacctacacccaccacctacacccaccacctacacccactacctacacccaccaccttcactcactacctacacccaccacctacacccactacctacacccactacctacacccaccaccttcactcactacctacacccaccacctacacccaccacctacacccaccgccTTCACTCACTActtacacccaccacctacacccactacctacatccactacctacacccaccaccttcactcactacctacacccaccacctacacccaccacctacacccaccgccTTCACTCACTActtacacccaccacctacacccactacctacacccaccacctacatccactacctacacccaccacctacacccaccacctacacccaccacctacacccaccgccTTCACTCACTActtacacccaccacctacaccaaccaccTACATccactacctacacccaccacctacacccaccacctacacccactacctacacccactacctacacccaccaccttcactcactacctacacccaccacctacacccaccaccttcactcactacctacacccaccacctacatccactacctacacccaccacctacacccaccacctacacccaccacctacacccaccacctacacccactacctacatccactacctacacccaccacctacacccactacctacacccaccacctacacccactacctacacccaccacctacacccaccacctacacccaccacctacacccaccacctacacccactacctacatccactacctacacccaccacctacacccactacctacacccaccacctacacccactacctacatccactacctacacccaccacctacacccaccacctacacccactacctACATCCActacctacaaccaccacctacacccactacctacacccaccacctacacccaccacctacacccactacctacacccactacctacacccaccacctacacccaccacctacacccactacctACACCTACTAccttcacccaccacccacccgtcaccaccacagcatacagccatcaccaacacaccaccacagcataCTGCCGTCGCCAATACAGCACCACAGCATACAGCTGTCACCACCACAGTATAAAGCTGTCACCACCACAGCATACTGccgtcaccaacacaccaccacagcattCAGCTGTCACCACCACAGCATACAGCTGTCACCACCACAGCATACAGCATACAGCAACACACCACAGCACAAATATCACCACATCAGTTGAAACAGCTGATGCGGTGATATATGTGAGTGTTGAGCGGTGGAGATATATGCACCAGTACCTGGCTGGCTGCTGCAGTTGTCACGCAGTAAGATTACCCACAGCTCTCAACGTTCCGAACACGTGATCACCCCTTAGTTACGTACGTTCTAATTGTAGTTCCTTAATCAGGCTGTACCGGGACGCTCTTCACCTCCTGACCCTGCCATGATAAGTCTTAGCATAAGGCTGACGTCTTCCTTAATTCCCTTTAAGAATGGAGAAAGTTGAAGCCTAGAAATGTATACCTCACTTGATGTTGTTGATAGATAATAGCAATGTGTACTTGCTAGCATTTATGATAGAGTGCAATGTTAAATAGCATTTTAAGATAATAATTTCAAGTGCTGATGTTTATTTAAAAAAAACCTCATAGTGACGTCATGTAAAAAGTGAACGCAGGTTGGTGAATCGATTCTCTCCGGACTTGCCGGTGTCTAGATCATTCACTGTGCTCTGTAAGTATTATATAATCCTTACTTATGTATATGTCAAACCCCTTATTTATTATACCTTATATCCTATAATAAAAGTGTGTAACTTTCTTTAACGTGAAAGTAATGAAATTGGTGTTTATGTTAAAAATTGTGGCGAGAGCGGCCCACCGCGCGCTAAGCCCCGCCCACCACGCGCTGGGAGAATAACATGGACGGGGCCGCGCCGGTACCGCTAGTTAGGTCTCAACCAGCGACGAGGAAGCGTGTTGTGCTCCTGACTTCTCTCGTCTGCCGTGGCTGCTCCCGACACTGCCATTAAGGTGACCCTTGAAGTTATAAACAATCTTGAGAAGTGATGGCTCCCCAAGCCCCAGATCAGGATGTTAAAGGAGAACTGTTGGAAGGGGAAGAAAATTCTCTGAACCTACCATTAGAGAAGCGAGAGATTAGTATAAGCCTCGTAAAGATTTTCCACGATCTTCGTAACCTGGACTGGTCTAAAGTTGTGTGGCGGAATGCAATATTATTCTTTTTGCTACACATTTACTCCGTGTATGGCTTATATGTGGCAGTTTTCCATGCACAGTGGAAGACTATAGGCTTCAGTTTGGTGCTATACTTCATGGCTGCCTTGGGCATCACAATGGGAGCTCACCGCCTGTGGTCTCACCGCTCCTTTAAGGCAACGCCACTACTGCGTTTCATTCTTGCAGCGTTCCAGACGCTGTCTTTCCAGAATGACATCTTTGAGTGGGCCAGAGACCACAGAGTACACCACAAGTACAGTGAAACCGACGCTGACCCCCACAATGCCCGCCGCGGCTTCTTCTTCTCCCACATGGGCTGGCTAATGTACCGCAAGCACCCCGAGGTCATCGCCAAGGGCCGCACCCTTGACTTGTCAGACCTGCAGCAGGACGCTATAGTGATGTGGCAGCGCAAGCACTACATTCCATTGGTGATCACAGCGTGCTTTGTCCTGCCAACTGTCATCCCCTGGCTCGGGTGGGGAGAAAATGCAGTCACCGCCCTGTTGGTGGCCGGCTTCCTGCGCTACTCCATCGTCCTCCACGTCACCTGGTGCGTCAACTCCCTGGCCCACTGGGTGGGCAGCAAGCCCTTCGACAGGAACATTTACCCCTCACAGAACTCTGTGGTGGCATATATGGCACTGGGCGAAGGCTGGCATAACTACCATCACGTCTTCCCATGGGACTACCGCACTGCTGAATTTGGGGGCCTGAACCACTACAACATTACGAGTTTGATGATCGACTTCTGTAGTATGATTGGCTTGGCTTATGACCGCAAGACAGTCACTCCAGCCATGATTAAGAAGCGGGCCGAGAGGACAGGCGACGGCAGCTACTAATCAGTGACCAGCAAGACGGGAGGATAAGAAAATATTCGTTTCAGACGGTAGTTCTCCCACACCCTCATGCACAATGGTCCCTACACACATCTCCCCTTATATGAAAGTAGTTTTGCAAAAAACGTATTCATGTATACGTAGACTAGAAGTCATTTTCAAACTTTCctatatatttattgtttttcatATGTTGTCAATTTATCATAATAACAAAGTAATGATTAGTCAAATTTTCTATGACTTTTATAACAAGAGTTAGACGAGGCACACACACTGTATAGGGCAGATTATAACACAAAGCTCCATCATACTCTGCTGTGGAAGTAACCGAAATAATAACTAGTGTATTTACATGGAAATATTTAACTATCGTTATACTAGGTGAATTATGACATTTACTTCATGTGTTAGAAGGTAAGCTGTGAACACTGGTTGTCCTATTTACTCAATATGTTATATAATCtgttgtcaatatatatatatatcgtttgcTTTGCAAAGTTTGTGGAGATGTCAAGGAAGTTGCATTTTATTGTCAACTTGAACTATTTCGGAAATATTTAGAAAACTTTATACAGTATAATTCCGTTAAACATTCCAGGCAGCTGGCGCGCTGCAGTAGTTAAAGCAGTAACTAGTTAATTAACTAGGTAAAGACTAGCGGTTTAGCGTGTCATGTTGGAAAAATAGCCCATTTAGCAACGGGTTTTGGATATCAATTATCATTCGAAATGTTGAAAACTCTTTAACTTCAGAATTGTTGTTGttaatattgttgttgttggttataggaaatggggggggggggagttaggcCCACCCAGCACCTCAGAGCTCTTATGATCTATATGCAACTTTAAAGCAATTATTACGCGTCAAACAAAAGCCTAGCGCATGGACTGTGTACTTTTGTGTCTGATTTATGCGCACGTTAGTGTTTTGCACGTTTTAGGACTTAAGAATTACGTTCTGAATCGATTGCATTAAACTTGCCTAAGTTTTTGTCTGACattattaaaaaataaagtaaacaCTCAATGATGATTTAACATTCAAAATAATCATGATTTGATAAACTTTAATATTTTCTCAGTATCTCATAACCGCCAACCCCCCCTAACATTTATTATAGGTAAGGctggcacaatatatatatatatatatatatatatatatatatatatatatatatatatatatatatatatatatatatatatatatatatattcgtcagCATATACAAACCAACGAGCTCTCACATGTAAACCAGATTTATCAGGAATACAGTATTGAATATTTCCGTTTTCTATACGATTTGTCGACCCTGCAGTAGTCTACGGTCTTAAATATTGGTCGTCTGATCAAACATGTTTGATCTTTCTAGTCATTGTTTAATCCCCCTCATGTTGTGGTAATTAATTAAGACATTAGTCGCCGCCACACACAAGGTAGCGTTTGCTCTCTGGCTGAAGAGGTACCTCTCCGGAGTGACTGAAGGGGTACCTCCGGAGTGACTGAAGGGGTACCTCTCCGGAGTGACTGAAGGGGTACCTCCGGAGTGACTGAAGGGGTACCTCTCCGGAGTGACTGAAGGGGTACCTCTCCGGAGTGACTGAAGGGGTACCTCCGGAGTGACTGAAGGGGTACCTCTCCGGAGTGACTGAAGGGGTACCTCCGGAGTGACTGATGATCAGTGACGCAACACTTCCGCCATTAAAGTAGCTTGGCCCTCTACcgagtttttatttatttatttatttattaatacgaGAGTTCTTACATTCAGTAAAGCCACTGGTCTCTGTCATTCATAACATATTGCGAGAACATTTTATTAAACGATATGAATGTTTCGttgcattatatatatttttataagtaTATGAATTCTGGGAACATTATTTTGTCATTGATGTCTGGACTTCCATATAAATGTGAAAACATTTTAATAATTCATAAGAATTTTTGCATTACATATACACGTGAATTATTTTTAAATGATTTGCAACTTAATAATGTAATGTTTACTACAACCTCGAGTTGCAGTGCATGGCGAATGTTTGTAGTCTGGGACTTTCTCAGCTTCAAGATGCCCCAAGATAAATACACTTAATGACTTTGTAAAATCTTTGCATTAACTGGGTCATCCTGGCACCATTATCATCCAGTAAAACAACAGGAATTAGATGTATAGCACATTGGTATGTCACTTCATATCTTTAGCATGACACGTGAATGAGCTTAACTTGGCAACGAGAGGATTAGTTGGACTGTATGATGAGTGACGTTGCCATTGGCTTACAGCAAGTAAGGTATTCAGTCATCTTGTAAGCCTCTAAGCTGAATAAAGTTTTCGGGATATTTCCGCTTTGAATTCTGGTGAAAAaaggtgtgttgggtggtggtcccACACGAGTAAAGATTGAAGTCTATTGTGTAAAATACTTGTTTTACGTCGGTCAAATGACCAAGTTGAGTGTAGCCCACCGTCTTCTGTCTGTAGCCTACTGTAAGTTACACACTGTATTTGTTGTGTAGGAGATACAATACAGTTCATTGTTTTGTTCCATGTGCTGAAGATTAAGTGATGCTTAGATTGTTTACAATCATGCTTCACCACCCAATAATATGAGAAATATTAGCATAGCCCTTGTCGCTATAATTACATTTAACAGCTGAGGGAAGTATTTCAGATTGGTGGTAACTGTGCTGAGATTGTTGTGGGGACAGTGTAGGGGAACCCCTTATTATGCCACTAGTAGGTAAGGGAACCCCCTTGTTGTGCCACTAGTGGGTAGGGGGAGCCCCTTGTTATGTCACTAGTGGGGACAGTTTAGGGGGAACCCCTAGCTAAACCAGAAGTCAAGGGAACACTTGCTACACCACTGGTAGAGTGGAACACTTACTACACCATTGGTAGAGTGGAACACTTGCTACACCACTGGTAGAGTGGAAGACTTACTACACCATTGGTAGAGTGGAACACTTGCTACACCACTGGTGG
The genomic region above belongs to Procambarus clarkii isolate CNS0578487 chromosome 33, FALCON_Pclarkii_2.0, whole genome shotgun sequence and contains:
- the LOC123765219 gene encoding acyl-CoA Delta-9 desaturase, producing MAPQAPDQDVKGELLEGEENSLNLPLEKREISISLVKIFHDLRNLDWSKVVWRNAILFFLLHIYSVYGLYVAVFHAQWKTIGFSLVLYFMAALGITMGAHRLWSHRSFKATPLLRFILAAFQTLSFQNDIFEWARDHRVHHKYSETDADPHNARRGFFFSHMGWLMYRKHPEVIAKGRTLDLSDLQQDAIVMWQRKHYIPLVITACFVLPTVIPWLGWGENAVTALLVAGFLRYSIVLHVTWCVNSLAHWVGSKPFDRNIYPSQNSVVAYMALGEGWHNYHHVFPWDYRTAEFGGLNHYNITSLMIDFCSMIGLAYDRKTVTPAMIKKRAERTGDGSY